The sequence CCATCGCGACGATGGTCGAGGCCGCGAACCATCGGCGGTGCAACCCGATCGCGACGAGCACCATCAGCGCGATGCCTGCCGATAAGAAGCTGCCCCGCGAGAGCGTCAGGATGAGGGCGATCGTGCCCAATGGGAAGGCAGCACCGCCGAGCCAGCGCAGGCGTCTTGGCAGGCGACAGATCGTGAGCGCGAGCGCCGGTGCGACGAGGAAGGCGAGGTACGAGCCCGCGGCGTTGGGTGAGCCGAGGGTGCCGGCGGCGCGGGTGAACCCCCCGGCGTAGACGCTGGTGGTGGTTACCCGGGTCGAGATACCCGCGACCTCGAAGGTGACCCCCGTCGCGGCGACCCCGATCATGATGATGCTCTCGAGCGCGAGCGCGACCATCATTGCAGCGATGATGACGTAGACATCCCGGCGCGTCTCCACGGTGCTCGCGACGTACAGGAACAGCGCCACGATCTGGACGAGCCAGAAGGTCTCGAACAGGGCCGCGGTGACGTCCGGCGCGAAGAGGATCGACACCACGTTCAGGAGGAAATACAGGAAGACCGGGAGCGCCTGGCGGAGCACCAGGCGCGGAGCGCGCGCAACGCCGGTGAGCGCGGCTCCAATCCAGAGTGCGTACAACCCTCCCAGCGCAGCGGTCCCCAGCGAGATGTTCCACCCGCCGATCCCGCCCAGCATGCCGATCTCTTCCCGGTAACCCAGGTAGATGTCGGGGCCGATCGGGATCGTCACGATCGTGAGAATGAGGAGGATGTAGCGCACGCGTCCCACAACCGCTGCGACGAAGGGAGCCAGGAGCGCGGCGAGCAGCAGCGGGGCGAACCGG is a genomic window of Sphaerobacter thermophilus DSM 20745 containing:
- a CDS encoding O-antigen ligase family protein, translating into MASWNLVQPRWITEVSQGGIGRLVTSWPAQLVLAAAVGLALGGAAIVVTGSNSRFAPLLLAALLAPFVAAVVGRVRYILLILTIVTIPIGPDIYLGYREEIGMLGGIGGWNISLGTAALGGLYALWIGAALTGVARAPRLVLRQALPVFLYFLLNVVSILFAPDVTAALFETFWLVQIVALFLYVASTVETRRDVYVIIAAMMVALALESIIMIGVAATGVTFEVAGISTRVTTTSVYAGGFTRAAGTLGSPNAAGSYLAFLVAPALALTICRLPRRLRWLGGAAFPLGTIALILTLSRGSFLSAGIALMVLVAIGLHRRWFAASTIVAMAAVGTVAAVIFGPTLVARLFGEDHGAAEARIPLMQIAFRVIGDHPLGVGLNNFTAVLPAYVGPEFSTHFIYSIHNYYLTIWAEIGPVGLLAFLWIVFAAVRRAWHCANTLGPDLAPFAVAVFGSLLGEAVHMFVDVYKSWAQLDSLFLIAGLLIALTRFSRADLVRRSASHWVRLPAFIPNYRTTGVGG